A genome region from Oryzias latipes chromosome 2, ASM223467v1 includes the following:
- the LOC105355883 gene encoding probable G-protein coupled receptor 34 has protein sequence MGATNFPSPYSSTPPFSSVSSPSFNSSASPTAPPCQMEIASLRQLLAVVYSLCFVFGLVCNLFALWVFLFVDSKRNSVRVFLINCAVADLVLLACLPFRVSYHARGDKWVLGSLACKLVGNAFYVNMYISILLLGFISLDRFLRLRGKRRARRGCGGTLCGGTQMWSWGVCGSLWGISFLLFIVMVATAENKDVDKCFHYRRNPKGIICINAAAVFLFWVVFAMLIISYSKISGRLLQVSRDRPDLPNAHKYARTAKKSFFVLFLFTVCFGPYHAFRPVYIHSQLSGDPLPCDYQKLMDRTNELMLLLSAFNSCLDPVMYFLLSGSVRKTAVRALGPRLCGWLCCDAGAKLDHSSTMEFRRPSVAVSLQATAPNTPCATPRTSICAMNATLRHAGVMMLPPAGR, from the coding sequence ATGGGGGCTACAAACTTTCCATCTCCTTACTCCTCCACGCCGCCGTTCTCCTCCGTCTCCTCCCCGTCTTTCAACTCCTCCGCCTCTCCTACCGCGCCGCCGTGTCAGATGGAGATCGCCTCCCTCCGCCAGCTGCTGGCGGTCGTCTACTCCTTGTGCTTCGTGTTCGGCCTGGTGTGTAACCTGTTCGCTCTGTGGGTCTTCCTCTTCGTGGACTCCAAGCGGAACTCCGTGCGAGTCTTCCTCATCAACTGCGCCGTGGCCGACCTGGTGCTGCTGGCGTGCCTCCCCTTCAGGGTGTCCTACCACGCCCGAGGAGACAAATGGGTCCTGGGCTCTCTGGCCTGCAAGCTGGTGGGGAATGCCTTCTACGTCAACATGTACATCAGCATCCTGCTGCTGGGCTTCATAAGCCTGGACCGCTTCCTGAGGCTGCGGGGGAAACGCAGAGCGAGGCGGGGCTGTGGCGGGACGCTGTGCGGGGGCACCCAGATGTGGAGCTGGGGGGTGTGCGGCTCTCTGTGGGGCATCTCTTTCCTCCTTTTCATCGTCATGGTCGCCACAGCGGAGAACAAGGATGTGGACAAATGCTTCCACTACAGAAGAAACCCTAAAGGCATCATCTGCATCAACGCCGCGGCGGTCTTCCTGTTCTGGGTCGTGTTCGCCATGCTCATCATCTCCTACAGCAAGATCTCTGGGCGGTTGCTGCAGGTTTCGCGGGACAGGCCGGACCTCCCGAACGCTCATAAGTACGCACGGACGGCCAAAAAGTCCTTTTTTGTCCTCTTCCTGTTCACCGTCTGCTTCGGGCCGTACCACGCCTTCCGCCCCGTCTACATCCACTCCCAGCTCAGCGGGGACCCTCTGCCCTGCGACTACCAGAAGCTGATGGACCGCACCAACgagctgatgctgctgctgtccgCCTTCAACAGCTGTCTGGACCCCGTCATGTACTTCCTGTTGTCGGGCTCGGTGCGTAAGACGGCGGTCCGGGCGCTCGGGCCCCGCCTctgcggctggctctgctgcGACGCCGGAGCCAAGCTGGACCACAGCTCCACCATGGAGTTCAGGCGGCCCTCGGTGGCGGTATCTCTGCAGGCCACCGCCCCCAACACGCCATGTGCCACGCCCAGAACCAGCATCTGTGCAATGAACGCCACCCTCCGCCACGCGGGGGTGATGATGTTGCCGCCTGCGGGACGCTGA
- the cenpl gene encoding centromere protein L, with protein MDPLSESGMRTPHNGAVVQRRSKTRSYRQSYRSCLGTASRLGLTPALTARRLNASRRAAKPQNVADKVNPEHLALLVKAEWQLSYVTPLYQFRHTQLRSYSRQLAAFIVAEKQQGLAVEVSELHNSYRVSLSVVQGLTESEDDAETVLIQIHSKPMFARQDEPQRSVWSGWLTCVHGSPEYLRSLPKDFTCLPLFGSRGPEYLSRVVKSWFQKTFDCCFGSLEINHTSLQWFAALWTDCHSQSHIQHLRMLWTIPAAPPLQITYTVDHQDAWDLWNSVRKGPTAAVAEDAASIDLEEVTGFLQALKSHFYRHFRLDLSAGTLQQVSTAVGSAKSSGRIKMSNSRHVIATLTLLTECALLKMPI; from the exons ATGGATCCTTTGAGCGAAAG TGGGATGAGGACGCCTCACAACGGCGCTGTGGTCCAGCGGAGGAGCAAAACGCGGAGCTACAGACAGTCGTACCGCAGCTGCCTTGGCACCGCCTCCAGGCTCGGCCTCACGCCGGCGCTGACGGCGCGCAGGCTCAACGCCAGCAGGCGAGCTGCAAAGCCGCAGAATGTCGCC GACAAAGTGAACCCGGAGCATCTGGCCTTGTTGGTGAAGGCGGAGTGGCAGCTGTCGTACGTTACTCCCCTCTACCAGTTCAGACACACGCAGCTGAGGAGCTACTCCAGGCAGCTGGCGGCTTTTATTGTGGCGGAGAAGCAGCAGGGTTTGGCGGTGGAGGTCAGCGAACTGCACAACAGCTACAGGGTCTCCTTGTCTGTGGTTCAGGGGTTAACAGAGTCAGAGGATGACGCTGAAACGGTCCTCATACAG ATCCACTCCAAGCCGATGTTTGCACGGCAGGATGAGCCTCAGAGGTCCGTGTGGAGCGGCTGGCTCACCTGCGTCCACGGCAGCCCAGAGTACCTGCGCTCCCTTCCCAAAGACTTCACCTGTCTGCCTCTTTTTGGCAGCAGGGGGCCTGAATATCTGTCCCGTGTGGTCAAatcctggttccaaaagacctTTGACTGCTGCTTCGGCTCTCTAGAGATCAACCACACCAGCTTGCAGTGGTTCGCGGCGTTATGGACCGACTGCCACTCCCAGTCCCACATCCAGCACCTCAGGATGCTGTGGACGATTCCCGCGGCGCCGCCGCTGCAGATAACGTACACGGTGGACCATCAGGACGCGTGGGACCTGTGGAACAGCGTGAGGAAGGGGCCTACGGCTGCGGTAGCGGAGGATGCGGCTTCCATCGACCTGGAGGAGGTGACCGGGTTCCTGCAGGCGCTGAAGAGCCACTTTTACCGCCACTTCCGGCTGGACCTGTCGGCCGGGACCCTCCAGCAGGTCTCCACGGCTGTGGGCTCGGCCAAGAGCTCCGGCAGGATCAAG ATGTCCAACAGTCGACACGTGATCGCCACCCTGACTCTGCTGACGGAGTGCGCCCTCCTCAAAATGCCCATCTGA